A single window of Streptomyces sp. NBC_01116 DNA harbors:
- a CDS encoding DUF6875 domain-containing protein, producing the protein MPVVEAVGEAARWFETYLCRPHEGVGRPGAVCPFMVPALRADGVRVHVFPGSADLDGLLSAVDAMAEVLRGDGWPTSNRALHAVVTVLPDLPQADEELLDQVQEKVRTPLAREGMMLGQFHSRCEQGAARNPGFPVSRSPIPMLALRWMALHDVLFVHDDADRFAAYEERFGTVYRSGRTVDPLFARLYQQAHR; encoded by the coding sequence GTGCCGGTGGTGGAAGCGGTCGGGGAAGCGGCTCGTTGGTTCGAGACCTATCTGTGCCGGCCTCATGAGGGTGTGGGGCGGCCCGGGGCGGTGTGCCCGTTCATGGTCCCGGCCCTGCGCGCCGACGGCGTACGGGTCCACGTGTTCCCCGGTAGTGCGGACCTGGACGGTCTGCTGTCCGCGGTCGATGCCATGGCCGAGGTCCTGCGGGGCGATGGGTGGCCGACGTCCAACCGCGCTCTGCACGCCGTGGTCACCGTCCTGCCCGACCTTCCCCAGGCAGACGAAGAGCTCTTGGACCAGGTGCAGGAGAAGGTCAGGACACCTCTGGCGCGGGAGGGGATGATGCTCGGCCAGTTCCACTCCCGGTGCGAGCAGGGTGCCGCGCGCAACCCCGGGTTTCCGGTGTCCCGTTCCCCGATCCCGATGCTGGCGCTGCGATGGATGGCCCTGCACGATGTGCTGTTCGTCCACGACGACGCGGACCGGTTCGCCGCCTATGAGGAGCGGTTCGGGACCGTGTACCGGTCGGGTCGCACCGTGGACCCGCTGTTCGCCCGCCTCTACCAGCAGGCACACCGCTAG
- a CDS encoding argininosuccinate synthase yields MKIVLAYSGGLDTSVALHWLKERYDAEIIAFCADIGQIEPLDTIEERALRTGASKVYVEPLTDRFLSDFALPALQAHARYENKYLVAAPLSRSLIAQRMVEIAQAERADAVAHGATGKGNDQVRFFTSVAALDPDLRVLAPVIDWELTTRESELAYAREHGIQVPVTPDSPYSIDTNIWGTSIECGELDDIGRPPPARAWQLTADPKTAPDHPEQVTIGFETGTPVALNGQRLSLPELVHRLNAVAARHGVGRVDIVENRIVGFKTRGIYEAPAATVLMTAHQELEAIVLDRETLHHKQSMALRYAELVYYGYWFSDLRRALDAFVSSLQTAMTGDITLELYKGSHAVVARHSPNSRYSGSLATYETGDTFDHQAGAAFAYVWSLPLARP; encoded by the coding sequence ATGAAGATCGTGCTCGCCTATTCAGGAGGCCTGGACACCTCCGTGGCCCTGCACTGGCTCAAGGAGCGGTACGACGCCGAGATCATCGCGTTCTGCGCGGACATCGGCCAGATCGAGCCGCTGGACACGATCGAGGAGCGGGCGCTGCGCACCGGCGCCTCGAAGGTGTACGTCGAGCCGCTCACCGACCGCTTCCTGAGCGACTTCGCACTGCCCGCCCTGCAGGCCCACGCCCGATACGAGAACAAGTACCTGGTGGCCGCGCCGCTCTCGCGTTCGCTGATCGCCCAACGCATGGTCGAGATCGCCCAGGCGGAGAGGGCGGACGCGGTCGCCCACGGGGCGACGGGCAAGGGCAACGACCAGGTGCGCTTCTTCACCAGTGTCGCCGCTCTCGACCCCGACCTGCGGGTCCTGGCGCCCGTCATCGACTGGGAACTGACCACCCGGGAGTCGGAACTCGCCTACGCCCGGGAACACGGGATCCAGGTACCGGTCACCCCCGACAGCCCCTACAGCATCGACACCAACATCTGGGGCACCAGCATCGAGTGCGGCGAACTGGACGACATCGGCCGGCCACCGCCCGCACGTGCCTGGCAGCTCACCGCCGACCCCAAGACAGCCCCGGACCACCCGGAGCAAGTCACCATCGGGTTCGAGACCGGGACCCCCGTCGCCCTCAACGGGCAGAGGCTCTCCCTTCCCGAGCTCGTGCACCGGCTCAACGCCGTCGCCGCACGGCACGGAGTGGGCCGCGTCGACATCGTCGAGAACCGCATCGTCGGCTTCAAGACCCGCGGCATCTACGAAGCACCGGCCGCGACCGTACTGATGACCGCGCACCAGGAACTCGAAGCGATCGTCCTCGACCGCGAAACACTCCACCACAAACAGTCCATGGCCCTGCGCTACGCCGAACTCGTCTACTACGGCTACTGGTTCTCCGACCTGCGCCGCGCCCTGGACGCCTTCGTCTCCAGCCTCCAGACCGCCATGACCGGCGACATCACCCTGGAGCTGTACAAGGGCTCACACGCCGTCGTCGCCCGGCATTCCCCGAACTCCCGCTACAGCGGATCCCTGGCCACCTACGAAACCGGCGACACCTTTGATCACCAGGCAGGCGCCGCATTCGCCTACGTATGGTCCCTCCCCCTGGCCCGGCCATGA